From the Diospyros lotus cultivar Yz01 chromosome 13, ASM1463336v1, whole genome shotgun sequence genome, one window contains:
- the LOC127789021 gene encoding alpha-glucan phosphorylase, H isozyme-like — translation MGTVEEVSGNTKSGLSVKSGVLAKIPAVAHPLAKEPAEIASSINYHAQYNPHFSLFKFEREQAFYATAESVCNRPIQEQMIQLRRDNLSDKITDKDILEKVLGRQFVRLFGWR, via the exons ATGGGGACTGTAGAAGAAGTCAGTGGAAATACTAAGTCTGGACTTTCTGTTAAATCTGGTGTACTAGCCAAAATTCCGGCTGTTGCGCATCCACTGGCCAAAGAACCAGCCGAGATTGCATCCAGCATCAATTACCATGCCCAATACAATCCTCATTTTTCCCTTTTCAAATTTGAGCGAGAGCAAGCATTCTATGCAACAGCAGAGAGTGTCTGCAATCGTCCGATTCAA GAACAAATGATACAGTTGAGGCGAGATAATCTTTCAGATAAAATAACTGATAAGGATATCTTAGAGAAGGTTCTTGGACGACAATTTGTCCGCTTGTTTGGTTGGAGGTGA